One Pecten maximus chromosome 7, xPecMax1.1, whole genome shotgun sequence genomic window carries:
- the LOC117331845 gene encoding ras-related protein Rab-7L1-like, which produces MTEILFKVIIIGDPTVGKTSFVQRYVNDSYRRDYKMTIGVDFALKVVKWTDTQTIKLQIWDIAGQERFTSMTRVYYKDAHACIIVFDLTQRSTFQNAVKWKKDLDAKCSLPDGSTVPCLLLANKCDLSHREVEQNEIEDMCKEHDFVGWTETSVKEGLMIEESMRFLMEEMMTKHSEMDGFSESMRQSVSPGTVHLKSQTVNPTEESGCGC; this is translated from the exons ATGACTGAAATTCTCTTCAAGGTCATTATCATAGGGGACCCGACGGTGGGTAAGACCTCGTTTGTACAGCGATATGTCAATGATTCGTACAGAAGGGATTACAAGATGACCATTGGAG TTGACTTTGCCCTGAAAGTTGTGAAgtggacagatacacagaccATAAAGCTTCAGATATGGGatatagcag GACAGGAAAGATTTACATCCATGACCAGGGTGTACTACAAAGATGCTCATGCCTGTATCATAGTGTTTGACCTCACACAAAGGTCAACATTTCAAAATGCTGTCAAGTGGAAAAAAGACCTGGATGCCAAATGTTCTTTGCCTGATGGCTCCACTGTGCcatgtttgttactggctaacaag TGTGACCTGAGCCACAGAGAGGTTGAACAGAATGAAATTGAGGACATGTGTAAAGAGCATGACTTTGTTGGGTGGACAGAAACCTCTGTGAAGGAGGGCCTTATGATAGAGGAATCTATGAG GTTTCTGATGGAAGAGATGATGACCAAACATTCTGAGATGGACGGATTCTCCGAATCAATGCGACAGTCTGTTAGTCCAGGCACTGTACATCTCAAGTCTCAGACTGTGAACCCTACTGAAGAGTCAGGCTGCGGCTGCTGA
- the LOC117331841 gene encoding transmembrane protein 115-like: protein MTSVKMATSMMQTNLSLLRQHLSVAVGNSSSVVKAVAVAVTCGYFLTFAQSVIPYVAVTPGYVIPPNFWFWTFVTHAFIEVHFWDVLVDIAVVILCGKLLEPLWGALDMLLFFLIVNTGVAVVTAFSYLIFYLVSKNEEFLFETYIHGLAGYIAGFAVAVKQIMPDHVLVTSPFGKLRNTHIPLLLLFVVVTLRLAGLLDGPYPFMFGFGILISWIYLRFYQKHTNGNRGDMADNFGFPSFFPSQLQPFVAMFSNTVFLALVKIKICKKPQRKYDVSSPSTITITLPGTDQDAERRRQVALKALNERLNKTEQPSNWPSLVDEEGKASPENSSSPAKESLVKPTARQAETPEQQDQIQGAQTSTNTDS from the exons ATGACTTCCGTCAAGATGGCGACGTCCATGATGCAGACAAACCTGTCGCTTTTGCGACAGCATCTTTCGGTTGCTGTGGGGAATAGTAGTAGTGTAGTTAAAGCTGTAGCAGTTGCAGTAACATGTGGATACTTTTTGACTTTTGCTCAGTCTGTTATACCATACGTAGCGGTGACACCGGGCTATGTTATTCCACCAAACTTCTGGTTTTGGACATTCGTGACACACGCCTTTATTGAAGTACACTTCTGGGATGTTCTCGTAGATATTGCCGTGGTTATTCTGTGTGGCAAGCTGTTAGAACCGTTATGGGGTGCTTTAGACATGCTTTTGTTTTTCTTGATCGTAAACACAGGAGTAGCGGTTGTCACTgcattttcatatttaatattttatcttgTTTCCAAAAATGAAGAGTTTTTGTTTGAAACTTACATCCATGGACTTGCAGGATACATTGCAGGGTTTGCAGTGGCCGTGAAACAAATCATGCCAGATCATGTGCTCGTTACTTCACCATTTGGAAAGCTCCGAAACACGCACATCCCTTTGCTGTTACTGTTTGTGGTGGTGACATTGCGCCTGGCCGGGCTACTTGATGGTCCATACCCATTCATGTTTGGGTTTGGCATCCTCATCAGCTGGATCTACCTGAGATTTTATCAGAAACATACAAATGGAAATAGGGGAGATATGGCTGATAACTTTGGTTTTCCTAG TTTCTTCCCAAGTcagcttcagccatttgttgcAATGTTTTCAAACACTGTTTTCCTGGCCCTGGTGAAGATAAAGATTTGTAAGAAGCCACAGAGGAAGTATGATGTCAGTTCACCCTCCACTATCACCATCACCCTGCCTGGCACTGACCAGGATGCTGAACGTAGACG ACAAGTGGCATTAAAGGCACTGAACGAGAGACTGAACAAGACGGAGCAGCCTTCCAACTGGCCATCTTTGGTAGATGAAGAAGGCAAGGCCTCCCCTGAAAACAGCAGCTCCCCAGCAAAGGAAAGCCTTGTGAAGCCCACTGCCAGACAGGCAGAAACACCAGAGCAACAAGATCAGATACAGGGAGCACAGACCTCCACCAATACTGACAGCTGA